Genomic DNA from Klebsiella variicola:
AGGGGAAATTCAAAAAAACTTTTCGTTCGCTCGATTTTCCATCACAACGCGAGTTTTACGCGCTATTTGCGCGCCATTTGTGCGATTTCCCGAGCAAACCGGGATACCTGTTGCCAGTCGGTATAGACCACTTCTTTGCGGGTATCCGTTTCCCCCCCGGTCATTTTCATAATCAGGCGGATCATAAACCGATCGTACCAGCTGTAGCGCGGGTAGCGCAGCGCGCCGGCAAATACCGCGCAGCTCTGCGGCTGCCACGGCGAGTTCAGCAGAAACTTACGCGTATAGCTGTTGGTCTGCGGCGTGCGCTTCTCGGGTTTACGCGCCACCAGGTTAACAGAGAAGAATGCTCCCGGCAGCGCCTGCAATGATGCCAGATGCTTTTTCACAAAGCGGTCCACCGCCGGATGAAAGTGCCCGTAGCGAATCGACGCGCCGATGACCACCCGATCGTAGTGATGCCATTCGACGACATCGGTACGGTTCAGGTTCAAGGTGTCCGCGTCGATGCCCAGCTCTTTCAGCTCGGAGGCCAGAAACGAAGCGATTTCACGGGTCTGCCCGTCGCGGGTGGAGAAGAGTATTAAAGTTTTCACGAGCACTCCTGTTATTCGCGCCAGAAAGTGGGAGTAAAGAGCACCAGTAAGGTGAACACTTCCAGACGACCAAACAGCATATTAGCAATCAGGATCCATTTCGCGACCGGGTTCATAGTGGCAAAGTTGTCCGCGACAACGCCAAGCCCAGGCCCGAGGTTGTTCAACGTCGCCACCACGGAGGCGAAGGCAGAGAAATCATCCACCCCGGTGGCGATAATAGCCAACATACTAATGATAAAGACCAGCGCATAGGCGGAGAAGAACCCCCACACGGCTTCAAGAATACGTTCCGGCAAGGCGCGGTTACCTAACTTGATGCTATAAACCGCATTCGGGTGTACCAGACGCTTAAGCTCACGGTTGCCCTGCTTAAACAGCAACAGGATACGGATCACCTTTAAGCCACCGCCCGTGGAACCGGCACAGCCGCCGATAAATGCGGAGCAGAGCAGCAACACCGGCAGGAATAGCGGCCAGCGCGCAATGCTATCGGTAGTGAATCCCGCGGTGGTCGCCATCGACACCACCTGGAAAAATGCCTGATTCAGCGTCGTCAGCACCGACCCATACACGTTATGAAGCCATAGCACCAGCGTACAGATGATGACCAGCGTCAACTGGACGCCAATGAACATGCGAAATTCTGGGTCGCGCCAGTACACCTTCAGGCTGCGTCCGCTCAATAACGAAAAATGCAGACCGTAGTTACAGCCAGAGATCAGCAAAAAGATCGCGATGATAGAGTTAATCATCGGGCTATTGAAATAGCCGACGCTGGCATCGTGAGTCGAGAAACCGCCGATGGCGATAGTGGCAAAGCTGTGCCCAATCGCATCGAACGCCGGCATACCGGCAAACCAGAGCGCCAATGCGCAGGCTATCGTCAATAACACATAGATTAGCCACAGCGTCTTCGCCGTCTCGGCGATACGCGGGCGCATCTTGTTGTCTTTCAACGGACCGGGCATTTCCGCGCGGTAGAGCTGCATCCCCCCTACGCCGAGGATAGGCAGAATCGCCACCGCCAGCACAATGATCCCCATGCCGCCGAACCATTGCAGCATCTGCCGGTAAAAGAGGATTGCATGAGGTAATGAGTCCAAACCCACCAGGGTGGTCGCTCCGGTCGTCGTCAGGCCGGAAAATGACTCGAAGAAGGCATCGGTCACCGTCAGGTTCGGCTGCTCGGCGAAAATAAAGGGCAAGGCCCCCACGCTCCCCAGCACGGTCCAGAACAGCACCACAATCAGAAACCCTTCGCGGGATTTCAGTTCGCCTTTTTGTTTACGATTCGGCCACCACAGCATGGAGCCAATCGCCAGCGCAACAAAAAAGGTTTGCGTGAAGGCCCGCCCCGCGCCATCGCGATATATCAGGGCCACTAATCCCGGAACGATCATCGTCCCCGAAAATAAGATGACCAACAGTCCAACGATTCGGGTTATGGCGCGAAAATGCATCTCTGGCGCTTCCTTTGATAGGCAAAAAAACAGAGGGGATTATTCGTCAATCTTCAGTAATTGCAATGAACCGCGACTAAAATCAGCCAGTTTTGCTGAAAAAGCCGCCACTTCGGCCCGGGGAAGCGCCACGCGCAGCCGAACCGACGCCAGATATTCGCTTTCGACTACCTTCCCGGAGAATTGGGCGAGCAGCGCTTCGATACCGGCCAGTTGCCCATACTCACATTGCAAAGTATATGCTGTTAACGGTGTCTTGCGCTGCGTCGTCAGCTGCGCCAGCGCCTGATGAACACCGCCGCCATAGGCTTTCACCAGGCCGCCAGTGCCCAGCAGGATACCACCGTAGTAGCGCACGACGACAGCGGTTATCTCACCCACGCCGCACCCCATCAGTTGCGCCAGCATCGGTTTACCCGCCGTCCCCGCCGGTTCGCCATCGTCAGAAAACCCCAGCTGTTGCGAATCATCAGGCGGCCCGGCGACCCACGCCACGCAGTGGTGGCGGGCATCAGGGTGATCCGCTCTGACGGACTCGACAAACGCTTTTGCCGCCGCCACGCCGTCGGTATGCGCCAACAGCGTGATAAAACGGCTTTTTTTAATCTCCTCAACGACGGTAACCGGCGCCGCCGGGATTAACCAGCTTTCCATTACGCCAGCTTCAGATCGCGCGTCATATTTTCAATGCTGTTTTCGTGAACCACCACGTTATCTTCGATACGGATCCCGCCAAACGGCTTCATGGCGTCAATTTTCTGCCAGTTGAAGTGCTTGCTGAACGGGCCTTCACGCCACGGCGCCAGTAACGACTCGATGAAGTAGATGCCGGGTTCAATAGTCAGCACCATGCGCGGCTCGATAATACGGGTGCAGCGCAGATACGGGTATTTCGACGGCGCCGCCAGATGCGTACCGGTGTCATCCTGCATAAAGCCAGCGACATCATGCACCTGCAGACCCAGCGGATGGCCAATCCCGTGCGGCATAAACGGCCCGGTCAGGTCATTCTCCACCATCGCCTCTTCGCTTATGTCGGTAACCAACTGGTGTTTACGCAGTAGCTTTGCGATGCGCTGATGGAACTGGATATGGTAATCAACATAACGAGTCCCGGCCTTCATGGTGCTAATCAGCGCCAGCTGCTCGTCATTAACGTCTTTGATCAGATGGGCAAAGTCGTTGTCGCCGTGCGCCGCCCAGGTTCGCGTCAGATCCGCGGCATAGCCGTTATATTCTGCGCCAGCGTCGAGCAGGAAGCTGCGCATCTCCGCCGGGGCGCGATGATCCAGTTTGGTGTAGTGCAGGACGGAGGCATGCTCATTCAGCGCGACAATGTTGCTGTAAGGCACGTCGGTATCGCGGTGACCAGTGGCGGTGAGATAGGCCTGGTTGATATCGAATTCGCTCATCCCGGACTGGAAAGCTTCATAGGCCGCGCGATGACCATTGACCGCCGATTTCTGCGCTTCACGCATACAGGCCAGCTCGTAATCCGTTTTGTAAGCCCGATAGTAGTGCAGGTAATCGATAACCCCTTTCGGGTTGATCTTATCCGCAGCGATACCCAGCCCCAGCGCGCGCTCCGGTACCGGCCCAATATAACCGATATTACCGCGAGCGGCAGGTAGCTGGCTGCCGATGCCATCGGCCTTCGGCAGAGCAATGACGTCAACTTCTTCGGTCCAGAATGCGGTCGGTAGCGGCTCGACGTTGTGCCAGTAATCGACCGGCAGATAGAACCACAGCTTCGGTTTGTTAACGCCATCCACCAGCAGCCAGCAGTTAGGCACCTGCGTCACTGGCACCCAGGCTTTGAACTGCGGATTGACCTTGAACGGGTACGGGTGGTCGTCAAGGAAGACGTTAACCAGCTCACCGGAGTGAATCAGCAGCGCATCCATCTGAAAACGGGCCAGCACGTCGCGGGTACGTTCTTGTAGGGTAACAATATGATTTTTATAGAGCGCGGACAGGGATTCCATCTTTCATCCTTTGCTTTTATGGGATCGTGATACTCCGCATCTTAGCACATCACCCTGCGTGCGGGTGATTTCCGCCGGATGTGATCCGACCAGCAATTATTTAAAGAGTAATTTGCAATTCTTTAACATAAATTCCACACTCCGTTTCATCTGGTATGACCAGATCATATTGCTGGATTCAGGAGACTGACATGCTCTACAAAGGCGACACCCTGTACCTCGACTGGCTGGAAGATGGCATCGCCGAACTGGTGTTCGATGCCCCAGGTTCGGTCAACAAGCTTGATACCGCAACCGTAGCCAGCCTCGGTCACGCGCTGGACGTACTGGAAAAACAAAACGATCTCAAAGGTCTGCTGCTGCGCTCTGAAAAAGCGGCGTTTATCGTCGGCGCGGATATCACCGAATTCCTCTCGCTGTTCCTGGTCCCTGAGGAGCAGTTAAGCCAGTGGTTGCATTTTGCTAACAGCGTTTTCAATCGTCTGGAAGATCTTCCCGTCCCGACGATCTCTGCCGTCAATGGTTACGCGCTGGGCGGCGGTTGTGAATGCGTCCTGGCGACCGATTACCGCCTGGCGACGCCGGATCTGCGTATCGGTCTGCCGGAAACCAAGCTTGGCATTATGCCGGGCTTCGGCGGTTCTGTGCGTCTGCCACGCTTGCTCGGCGCCGATAGCGCGCTGGAAATTATTGCCGCCGGGAAAGACGTCGGCGCCGATCAGGCGCTGAAAATCGGCCTGGTGGATGGTGTGGTCGCAGCGGAAAAACTGCGTGACGGCGCGCTGGCGATCCTGCGTCAGGCGATTAATGGCGATCTGGACTGGAAAGCAAAACGTCAGCCGAAACTAGAGCCGCTGAAGCTCAGCAAAATTGAAGCTACCATGAGCTTCACGATTGCCAAAGGCATGGTCGCACAAACTGCCGGGAAACATTACCCGGCGCCGATCACCGCGGTGAAAACCATTGAAGCCGCCGCACGTCTTGGTCGTGAAGAAGCCCTGGTGCTGGAAAATAAAAGCTTTGTCCCGCTGGCCCATACCAATGAGGCCCGCGCGCTGGTTGGTATCTTCCTGAACGACCAGTACGTCAAAGCGAAAGCGAAAAAGTTGACCAAAGATGTCGAGACGCCGAAGCATGCTGCTGTCCTGGGCGCTGGCATTATGGGCGGCGGTATCGCATACCAGTCGGCCTGGAAAGGCGTGCCGGTGGTGATGAAAGACATTAGCGACAAATCGCTGACCCTGGGCATGACCGAAGCGGCGAAACTGCTGAATAAACAGCTGGAACGCGGCAAAATCGACGGTCTGAAGCTGACCGGAGTGATCAGCACCATTCAGCCAACCCTGGAATACAGCGGTTTTGATCGCGTCGACGTGGTTGTTGAAGCGGTGGTCGAAAACCCGAAAGTGAAGAAAGCGGTGCTGGCCGAAACCGAGGCAAAAGTGCGCCCGGATACCGTGCTGGCATCCAACACCTCAACAATCCCCATCAGCGAACTGGCCAGCGTTCTGCAACGCCCGGAAAACTTCTGCGGTATGCACTTCTTTAACCCGGTGCATCGCATGCCGCTGGTTGAAGTGATCCGCGGCGAAAAAACCTCGGATAAGACCATTGCCAAAGTTGTGGCCTGGGCCAGCAAAATGGGCAAAACGCCGATCGTGGTCAATGATTGTCCCGGCTTCTTCGTTAATCGCGTGCTGTTCCCCTACTTCGCCGGCTTCAGCCAGCTGCTGCGCGACGGGGCGGATTTCCGCAAAGTCGACAAAGTGATGGAAAAACAGTTTGGCTGGCCAATGGGCCCGGCCTATCTGCTGGACGTGGTCGGCATCGATACCGCCCACCATGCTCAGGCCGTGATGGCGGCGGGCTTCCCGCAGCGGATGCAGAAAGATTATCGCGACGCCATCGACGCCCTGTTTGACGCCAACCGTTTCGGCCAGAAGAACGGCCTCGGTTTCTGGCGTTATAAAGAAGACAGCAAAGGTAAGCCGAAGAAAGAAGAAGACGCTGCCGTCGACGGCCTGCTGGCCGACGTCAGCCAGCCGAAGCACGATTTCAGCGATGAAGAGATTATCGCCCGCATGATGATCCCGATGGTTAACGAAGTCGTCCGCTGCCTGGAAGAAGGCATTATCGCCAGCCCGGCGGAAGCGGATATGGCGCTGGTATACGGCCTGGGCTTCCCTCCGTTCCACGGCGGCGCATTCCGCTGGCTGGACACCATCGGCAGCGCGAAGTATCTCGATATGGCACAGCAATACCAGCACCTTGGCCCGCTGTATGAAGTGCCAGCCGGTCTGCGTGACAAAGCGCGCCATAACGAAGCGTATTATCCCCAGGTAGAGCCAGCCCGTCCGGTTGGCGCTCTGAAAACGGCTTAAGGAGTCACAATGGAACAGGTTGTCATTGTCGATGCAATTCGCACCCCGATGGGCCGTTCGAAGGGCGGCGCCTTTCGCAACGTGCGTGCGGAAGACCTCTCCGCGCACCTGATGCGTAGCCTGCTTTCGCGTAACCCGTCGCTTGAGGCGAGCGCGATTGACGATATTTACTGGGGCTGCGTGCAACAAACGCTGGAGCAGGGTTTCAACATTGCGCGTAACGCCGCGCTGCTGGCAGAAATCCCGCACTCGGTACCGGCGACGACGGTTAACCGTCTGTGCGGTTCCTCCATGCAGGCGCTGCACGATGCGGCCCGTATGATCATGACCGGCGATGCCAGCGTCTGCCTGATTGGCGGCGTTGAGCACATGGGCCATGTGCCAATGAGCCACGGTGTCGATTTCCATCCGGGCCTCAGCCGTAATGTGGCGAAAGCCGCCGGCATGATGGGGCTGACCGCGGAAATGCTGGCGCGTCTGCACGGCATCAGCCGCGAAATGCAGGATCAGTTCGCCGCACGCTCTCACGCTCGCGCCTGGGCGGCGACGCAATCAGGCGCCTTCAAAGCCGAGATTATCCCGACCGGTGGCCACGATGCCGATGGCGTACTGAAGTCTTTTAACTATGACGAAGTGATCCGCCCGGAAACCACCGTCGAAGCGCTGGCGGCGCTGAGACCGGCATTTGATCCGGTGACCGGCACGGTAACGGCAGGCACCTCTTCCGCCCTTTCTGACGGCGCGGCGGCAATGCTGCTGATGAGCGAAAGCCGCGCCCGCGAGCTGGGGCTGAAGCCACGCGCCCGCGTCCGTTCGATGGCGGTGGTCGGCTGCGACCCGTCCATTATGGGTTATGGCCCGGTTCCGGCCTCAAAGCTGGCGCTGAAAAAAGCGGGCTTATCCACCAGCGATATCGACGTCTTTGAAATGAATGAAGCGTTTGCCGCGCAGATCCTGCCGTGTATTAAAGATCTGGGCTTAATGGAGCAGATTGACGAGAAGATCAACCTCAACGGCGGCGCGATCGCGCTCGGACATCCGCTGGGCTGCTCCGGGGCGCGCATTAGCACCACGTTGATCAATCAGATGGAACGCAAAGACGCTCAGTTCGGTCTGGCGACCATGTGTATCGGTTTAGGTCAGGGTATTGCCACTGTGTTTGAGCGGATTTAATCGAAGGGTTATCTCAACGCCATTGCGACCAGAAGCAGGCAGCAATGGCGAAGAGAGCAGGTTTAGTTGCCGTTCTTCCCGCCTGTCAGGGGCGGGTTTTTTATTTTCAGATAAACGCAAACGCATCGCCAAACAGGCGATCTTCACGCGCGCCGCGTTCGTTGCAGAACAGGTCGCGGGCAATCTTGGCCATCTCAAAACGACCGGCAATGTAGATATCATGCTCGGCCAGCGTGCCGTAATCCTGCAGCACGGCAGTCAGTACCGTACCGGAACGACCGCGCCACCCTTCTTCCGGTTGCTCGACCACCGGCTCGATGCGCAGATTCGGATGCTTGATGCTTAACGCTTCCAGCTCGGCCAGATCGTACAAATGCTTAGCCTCGCGGCCGCCCCAATAAATGGCGATATCGCGATCCGGGTTACGCGCCAGCGCGGTTAACAGAATAGAACGCACATAAGAGAAACCGGTGCCGCCGGCGATCAGAATCAGCGGGCGATCTTCGTCATCGCGCAGCCACGCTTCGCCATGCGGAATATCAACCTCAATTTCACGCTCTTTCAGAATGCGATCCATCACCGCCATCGCATACAGATTGAGTTCAGAAGCACCGATATGCAGCTCGATAAACTCGTGCTCTGACGGCGTGGAAGCCATAGAGAACGGACGCTTATCGCGCTCGTCCATTACCACCATCAGATACTGGCCAGCGCGGAAAGAGAATGCCGCTTCCGGTACTAATCGAACGCGATACACGGTATCGGTAATCGCCTCCACTGAGGTCACTTTACAGCTTAAGGTTGTCATGCGTCCCCTCTGTCGGGTCTATAGAGCAAAACAGCGGCGTTAGCCCCGCTTACTGTTATTTAAAGATGGCCAGTTCATCCCAGATGGCGTCGATGCGCGCCGTCACCTGAGGATCTTTTTTGATTGGACGACCCCATTCACGCTGGGTTTCGCCAGGCCATTTATTTGTGGCATCCAGCCCCATTTTTGAACCCAGGCCGGAAACCGGCGAGGCAAAATCCAGATAATCTATTGGCGTATTTTCTACCAGTACCGTATCACGAGCCGGGTCCATACGGGTAGTAATCGCCCAAATCACGTCGTTCCAGTCGCGTGCGTTGACGTCGTCATCGCATACGATCACGAATTTGGTATACATGAACTGGCGCAGGAATGACCAGACGCCCATCATCACGCGCTTGGCATGGCCCGCGTACTGTTTTTTCATGGTCACCACCGCCAGGCGATAAGAACACCCTTCCGGCGGCAGATAAAAGTCGACGATTTCCGGGAACTGCTTTTGCAGAATGGGCACAAAGACTTCGTTCAGCGCCACGCCCAGCACCGCAGGTTCATCCGGCGGACGACCGGTATAGGTCGAATGATAAATCGCGTCTTCGCGCTGGGTAATGTGGGTTACCGTAAACACCGGGAAGCTATCCACTTCATTGTAGTAGCCAGTATGATCGCCATACGGGCCTTCCGGCGCCATCTCACCGGCCTCAATGTAACCTTCGAGCACAATTTCCGCGCTGGCCGGGACTTCAAGGTCATTGGAAACGCACTTCACCACTTCGGTCTTGGTGCCGCGCAGCAAGCCTGCGAAAGCATATTCCGACAGGGTATCGGGCACCGGCGTCACCGCGCCCAGAATGGTCGCCGGATCGGCGCCAAGCGCCACGGATACAGGGAAACGCTCGCCAGGATGCGCCGCGCACCACTCCTGGAAATCCAGGGCGCCGCCGCGGTGAGACAACCACCGCATGATGAGTTTATTTTTGCCGATCAGCTGCTGGCGATAAATACCCAGATTTTGCCGCTCCTTGTGCGGGCCTCGGGTCACCGTCAGCCCCCAGGTGATCAGCGGCGCGGCATCTTCAGGCCAGCAGGTCATAATCGGGATTTTATTCAGGTCGACGTCATCGCCCTGGATGATTTTTTGTTGGCAGGGCGCACCGCGCAGGCGTTTGGTCGGCATATTCAGCACTTGCTTGAACTGCGGCAGCTTATCAAACAGATCGCGGAAGCCTTTTGGCGGCTCCGGCTCTTTCAGAAAGGCCAATAGCTTCCCGACTTCCCGTAGCGAACTGACGTCTTCCTGGCCCATCCCTAGCGCCACACGACGCGGCGTGCCAAACAGATTGCACAGCACCGGCATCGAGTAGCCTTTCGGGTTTTCAAACAGCAGCGCCGGGCCACCGGCACGCAGGGTCCGGTCGGCAATTTCGGTGATTTCCAGATGAGGATCGACCGGCAGAGTGATACGTTTTAGTTCGCCCTGTTGTTCCAGGAGTGTCAGAAAGTCGCGAAGATCGTGGTATTTCATGAAAGTGTTATTGACCTCTCTACAGGCGGCTAATTATACGGTGTTCGACGGCGCGATGCTGTAATTTTGTTAAATTAGCGTGAAAGAACGCTGAAATTTGGATTTCAATTATAATGGCTTTCGCGATTACACCAGCCATTTGTTATGCTTGCCGTTATTAGAAGTGGAATGAGTCATTATGCAAGCCTGGTACTTACTGTATTGCAAACGTGGGCAGCTACAACGAGCCCAGGAACATCTGGAACGTCAGTCAGTTAACTGCCTGATGCCGACGATTGCGCTGGAAAAAATCATTCGCGGTAAACGCACCATGGTCAGCGAACCGCTGTTCCCGAACTACCTGTTTATTGAGTTCGATCCAGAGGTGATTCATACCACTACCATCAGCGCCACCCGCGGGGTTAACAACTTCGTGCGCTTTGGCGCCCTGCCCGCTGTCGTTCCCTCGGCGGTGATTCATCAGCTCTCTATCTACAAACCAGAAGGCATTACCGACCCGGAAACGCCGCATGAGGGCGATAGCGTGCTAATCACCGACGGCGCGTTCGAAGGCTTACAGGCTATCTTCACCGAGCCGGACGGCGAAGCTCGTTCTATGTTGCTGTTAAACCTGCTGAATAAGCAAGTCCTGCAGAGCGTTAAAAATACCGACTTCCAGAAAATCTAAACGCCGTTAACGTCGATGCCAAACAGCGTCCTGACGTTTGCGTCCGTTTGCGCCTCCAGCCATTGCGTCTCTTCGCCCCGCCAGCTCGCGACGCTGGCCAGGATATGCGGCAAATACGCGGGCTCGTTACGCCGCGAGGCCGGTCTCGGCTTGAGGTCGCGAGGCAGCAGATAAGGCGCATCGGTCTCCAGCAGCAGACGTTCCGCCGGGATCGCCGGCAGCAGCTCGCGCAGCTCCAGTCCCCGCCGCTCATCGCATACCCAACCGGTAATACCGATAAACAGGCCCAGATCCAGGCATTCCTGCACCTCGCTGCGGCTGCCGGTAAAGCAGTGCAGCACCGCGCCCGGGATCTTCTCAAGCCAGGGTTTAAGCAACGCCAGAAACCGGTCGTGGGCGTCGCGGCAGTGTAAAAACACCGGCATCGACAGCTCAGCGGCCAGCGCCAGCTGGGCGCTGAACGCTGCCTCCTGCTCCTGCGGCGTGGAGAAATTACGGTTGAAATCCAGACCGCACTCACCTATCGCCACCACCTGTGGCTCGCGGGCGAGGGTATAAATCGCCTCGGCGACCGCTGGCGACCAGCTGCTGCCGTCATGGGGATGAACCCCTGCCGTGGACCAGCAACCGGAATAATGGCTCGCCATTCTCTGGGCCTGCTGGCTCTCCGGCAAATTTGTGCCGGTCAGCAGCATGCCGTGAACCCCCGCCGCCCGGGCGCGCGCCACCACCTCATCATGGTCGCGGGAAAACTGCGAACTGGTGAGATTAACGCCGATATCAAACATGATCGCTCCCATATGACAACCGCCCTGACGGGCGGTTGGCGGTATTACTCTTCTCTGTGCTCCGCGGCTTCAGCTTCGGCCGCAGCGTCGTCATCACGCGTCAGGCGCTTCCCGGTGTAGAAGCGGGCGAAGAACACCCCGACTTCAAACAGACAGTACATCGGAATGGCCAGCAGCGTCTGCGAGAATACGTCCGGCGGTGTCAGCAGCATGCCCACCACGAAGGCGCCCACCAGCACATACGGCCGTTTTTTGCGCAGTTCTTCCGGCGTAGTAACGCCCATCCAGCAGAGCAGCACAATGGCGACCGGTACCTCAAAAGAGACCCCGAAAGCCATAAACAGCGCCATCACGAAGTCGAGATAGCTGCGGATATCGGTCGAGACCAGCACCCCCTCTGGGGCAGCATGGGTCAGGAAGCCGAACGCCAGCGGAAACACGACAAAATAAGCGAAAGCCATGCCGATATAGAACAGCAGCGTACTGGATACCAGTAAAGGCACCACCAGCCGGCGCTCGTGCTTATACAGCGCCGGCGCGACGAAGGCCCATACCTGGTAAAGAATAATCGGCACTGACAGGATCACCGACACCATGAAGGTCAGCTTTATCGGCGTAAAGAAAGGTGAAGCGACATCAGTGGCGATCATCGTCGCGCCTACCGGCATCTTGCTGATAAGCGGGGCCGAGACCAGCTGGTAGATATCATTGGCGAAATAGACCAGCGCCAGGAAGATCACCAGGATAGCAATGATGCTGTTGAGCAGACGCTTGCGCAGCTCAATCAGATGCGAAATTAGCGGTTGTGTATCGTCTACGCCCATGTTTACGGTTTATCACTCGATGCGGGGGAAGAATGAGGGGCTGCCGCCGTAGCGGATGTTTTCTCTGCCGGAAGTTCAGCCGGTGAAGCGGGTTGCTCATCGGCGACAGGATCCGGCGCATGAGCCGGAGCGCTGGCCTGATGTTCTGCCGTCGCCGGCGTGACGTCCTGGCGCTGCGCTTCACTGCCTTTCACCACCGGATTAAGGATGGTATTGGCTTCGTCGCTGGCCTTTTCAGGATCGTGGGCGCTATAGGAGCGCTTCATCGACTCCGCGGCCTCGCGCAGTTCATCCATGGAGGCTTTCAGCTCCGGCGTCAGGTTATTCAGGCTGGCCTTTTCCACCTTCTTGAGGCTCTCCTGGAACTCCTGCAGTTTTAGCTCCTGGGCCAGCTCATTTTGTACCGTGGTCGCCAGCGAGCGTAGCGTACGGATCCAGCCAACCACCGTTTTAACCGCGACGGGAAGCCGCTGTGGCCCCAGAACAATGAGGCCAATCACAAACACCAGCAGTAGTTCACTAAAACCAATATCGAACACGAGTTACACCTGCTCTTTGTCGTGGCGTTTTGTCTCGTCTTTTTTTGCATCATCCTGTTTATCGGCGATGGTTTTCGCCGTGAAATCTGCGTCTGGCGCCGACTTTTCGGGTTTATCATCATCACTCATGGCTTTTTTAAAGCCTTTGATAGATGCCCCTAAGTCTGACCCCAGTGAGCTCAGCTTCTTCGTCCCAAAAAGCAGAACTACGATGACGACAACAATTAATAACTGCCAAATACTGATACCACCCATACACGTTCCCCTATGACAGATGATGAATTATGTGGACGCATTATACACGCCATCCTGCGAGCCGCCTCTTCGTCAGGCGACTGGCATGATTTTGCGCAAATAAGCCTGCGTCATGAAGAGGCGAACCGATCAGTGGGTTTTCCGCCAGCCAATCAGCCAGGTCACCACACCGCCGGCCATCAACCAGCCGGGCATCATTCCCCACTCAGGGCGATGGATAAAGAGCAGCGTACCACTGAGCAATAAAACCGCGCCTATACCAAACAGATAACGGGATTGGCCCTGGCGCACATGACGCACATGCATATCCCGCACGATGGTATCGACGCTGGTCTGCAGCTGTTTGCTCTGCTGCAGGCTCTGATACACCAGCTCAGGTATTTCAGGCATTCTTTCGATCCAGAACGGCGCTTTGTCTTTAAACGCGCGCACCAGCGCCGGAATGCCGACCTGATCTTTGATCCACGACTCGAGGAAAGGCTTCGCCGTTTTCCACAAGTCTAACTGAGGATAGAGCTGCCGGCCTACCCCTTCTACGTAAAGTAATGTCTTCTGTAGTAAAACGAGCTGCGGCTGGACTTCCATATTGAAACGCCGCGCGGTATTGAACAGATTAAGCAGCACGTGGCCG
This window encodes:
- the fadA gene encoding acetyl-CoA C-acyltransferase FadA translates to MEQVVIVDAIRTPMGRSKGGAFRNVRAEDLSAHLMRSLLSRNPSLEASAIDDIYWGCVQQTLEQGFNIARNAALLAEIPHSVPATTVNRLCGSSMQALHDAARMIMTGDASVCLIGGVEHMGHVPMSHGVDFHPGLSRNVAKAAGMMGLTAEMLARLHGISREMQDQFAARSHARAWAATQSGAFKAEIIPTGGHDADGVLKSFNYDEVIRPETTVEALAALRPAFDPVTGTVTAGTSSALSDGAAAMLLMSESRARELGLKPRARVRSMAVVGCDPSIMGYGPVPASKLALKKAGLSTSDIDVFEMNEAFAAQILPCIKDLGLMEQIDEKINLNGGAIALGHPLGCSGARISTTLINQMERKDAQFGLATMCIGLGQGIATVFERI
- the fre gene encoding NAD(P)H-flavin reductase yields the protein MTTLSCKVTSVEAITDTVYRVRLVPEAAFSFRAGQYLMVVMDERDKRPFSMASTPSEHEFIELHIGASELNLYAMAVMDRILKEREIEVDIPHGEAWLRDDEDRPLILIAGGTGFSYVRSILLTALARNPDRDIAIYWGGREAKHLYDLAELEALSIKHPNLRIEPVVEQPEEGWRGRSGTVLTAVLQDYGTLAEHDIYIAGRFEMAKIARDLFCNERGAREDRLFGDAFAFI
- the ubiD gene encoding 4-hydroxy-3-polyprenylbenzoate decarboxylase; protein product: MKYHDLRDFLTLLEQQGELKRITLPVDPHLEITEIADRTLRAGGPALLFENPKGYSMPVLCNLFGTPRRVALGMGQEDVSSLREVGKLLAFLKEPEPPKGFRDLFDKLPQFKQVLNMPTKRLRGAPCQQKIIQGDDVDLNKIPIMTCWPEDAAPLITWGLTVTRGPHKERQNLGIYRQQLIGKNKLIMRWLSHRGGALDFQEWCAAHPGERFPVSVALGADPATILGAVTPVPDTLSEYAFAGLLRGTKTEVVKCVSNDLEVPASAEIVLEGYIEAGEMAPEGPYGDHTGYYNEVDSFPVFTVTHITQREDAIYHSTYTGRPPDEPAVLGVALNEVFVPILQKQFPEIVDFYLPPEGCSYRLAVVTMKKQYAGHAKRVMMGVWSFLRQFMYTKFVIVCDDDVNARDWNDVIWAITTRMDPARDTVLVENTPIDYLDFASPVSGLGSKMGLDATNKWPGETQREWGRPIKKDPQVTARIDAIWDELAIFK
- the rfaH gene encoding transcription/translation regulatory transformer protein RfaH, whose protein sequence is MQAWYLLYCKRGQLQRAQEHLERQSVNCLMPTIALEKIIRGKRTMVSEPLFPNYLFIEFDPEVIHTTTISATRGVNNFVRFGALPAVVPSAVIHQLSIYKPEGITDPETPHEGDSVLITDGAFEGLQAIFTEPDGEARSMLLLNLLNKQVLQSVKNTDFQKI
- the tatD gene encoding 3'-5' ssDNA/RNA exonuclease TatD; this translates as MGAIMFDIGVNLTSSQFSRDHDEVVARARAAGVHGMLLTGTNLPESQQAQRMASHYSGCWSTAGVHPHDGSSWSPAVAEAIYTLAREPQVVAIGECGLDFNRNFSTPQEQEAAFSAQLALAAELSMPVFLHCRDAHDRFLALLKPWLEKIPGAVLHCFTGSRSEVQECLDLGLFIGITGWVCDERRGLELRELLPAIPAERLLLETDAPYLLPRDLKPRPASRRNEPAYLPHILASVASWRGEETQWLEAQTDANVRTLFGIDVNGV
- the tatC gene encoding Sec-independent protein translocase subunit TatC, with the protein product MGVDDTQPLISHLIELRKRLLNSIIAILVIFLALVYFANDIYQLVSAPLISKMPVGATMIATDVASPFFTPIKLTFMVSVILSVPIILYQVWAFVAPALYKHERRLVVPLLVSSTLLFYIGMAFAYFVVFPLAFGFLTHAAPEGVLVSTDIRSYLDFVMALFMAFGVSFEVPVAIVLLCWMGVTTPEELRKKRPYVLVGAFVVGMLLTPPDVFSQTLLAIPMYCLFEVGVFFARFYTGKRLTRDDDAAAEAEAAEHREE
- the tatB gene encoding Sec-independent protein translocase protein TatB, coding for MFDIGFSELLLVFVIGLIVLGPQRLPVAVKTVVGWIRTLRSLATTVQNELAQELKLQEFQESLKKVEKASLNNLTPELKASMDELREAAESMKRSYSAHDPEKASDEANTILNPVVKGSEAQRQDVTPATAEHQASAPAHAPDPVADEQPASPAELPAEKTSATAAAPHSSPASSDKP